A region from the Malus domestica chromosome 07, GDT2T_hap1 genome encodes:
- the LOC103439024 gene encoding squamosa promoter-binding-like protein 7 isoform X2, protein MEIGGNMDMLSHDVNNFSSRGQNGSNNSQLPNSWGIWDTTTTSHTTAAPTNNNNHVLYSTAATAVTVAAIGEEASSSSTTGGHALFTGHPLHHQFSNMYSCWADHGGGPHFHQDPHLMCLKLGKRHYFEDHGNHAPPLDERHVAGFPVGMMSKKGKAAAAAAQLYGAAQPLALKVVPRCQVEGCHVALLNAKEYHRRHKVCAMHSKASRVTVLGQDQRFCQQCSRFHVVSEFDESKRSCRRRLAGHNERRRKSSNDPLARSSSQGRALSLLSSKTTLDSWVSTSDLSSRSSTALRELIAENRAANLARQLMSSDRNWDSSSHNNNATEDLFCDHGQSWSNSLEPHQHQMFPENQHGWDRFHESSGAHLTLDLRRPPSQAYGFMSERAKTKAEEDQECDLWNSFQGTSVV, encoded by the exons ATGGAAATAGGTGGGAACATGGACATGTTAAGCCATGATGTTAACAACTTTAGCAGTAGAGGGCAAAATGGTAGTAATAACTCACAACTTCCTAATAGTTGGGGTATATGGGATACTACAACTACTAGTCATACTACTGCTGCTCCCACTAACAACAACAACCACGTATTGTACTCCACGGCGGCTACAGCCGTCACTGTTGCCGCCATCGGGGAGGAGGCTTCTAGCTCTTCTACCACTGGTGGTCACGCTCTCTTCACGGGTCATCCCTTGCATCATCAGTTCTCTAATATGTACAGTTGTTGGGCAGATCATGGAGGCGGGCCCCACTTCCACCAGGATCCACACCTGATGTGCTTGAAGCTGGGGAAGAGGCACTACTTTGAGGATCATGGAAATCATGCTCCGCCTCTGGATGAGCGGCACGTAGCGGGATTCCCAGTGGGAATGATGAGCAAGAAAGGCAAAGCAGCGGCAGCAGCAGCGCAGTTGTATGGTGCTGCGCAGCCGTTGGCGTTGAAGGTGGTGCCACGGTGTCAGGTGGAGGGGTGCCACGTGGCGCTGTTGAACGCGAAGGAGTACCACCGGAGGCACAAAGTGTGTGCGATGCACTCCAAGGCTTCCAGGGTCACCGTCTTGGGACAAGACCAGCGTTTCTGTCAGCAGTGCAGCAG GTTCCATGTAGTGTCAGAGTTTGACGAGTCGAAAAGGAGTTGCAGGAGGAGGTTAGCAGGGCACAATGAGCGAAGAAGAAAGAGCTCTAATGATCCTCTTGCCAGAAGCTCTTCTCAAG GAcgtgctctctctcttctgtcATCCAAGACTACGCTTGACTCTTGGGTATCTACATCTGATCTCTCCTCAAGGTCCAGCACTGCACTTCGTGAGCTCATTGCAGAAAACCGCGCCGCCAACTTGGCTCGCCAGCTCATGTCGTCGGACAGAAACTGGGACTCATCATCCCATAACAACAATGCAACAGAAGACTTGTTTTGTGATCATGGACAATCATGGTCTAACTCACTTGAGCCCCACCAGCACCAGATGTTTCCTGAAAATCAACATGGTTGGGACAGGTTCCATGAAAGTAGTGGGGCGCATTTAACGCTCGATCTCAGGCGGCCTCCGAGTCAAGCATACGGATTTATGTCTGAAAGGGCCAAAACAAAGGCTGAAGAAGATCAAGAGTGTGACTTGTGGAACTCCTTTCAGGGAACTAGTGTGgtctaa
- the LOC103439024 gene encoding squamosa promoter-binding-like protein 7 isoform X1, with the protein MEIGGNMDMLSHDVNNFSSRGQNGSNNSQLPNSWGIWDTTTTSHTTAAPTNNNNHVLYSTAATAVTVAAIGEEASSSSTTGGHALFTGHPLHHQFSNMYSCWADHGGGPHFHQDPHLMCLKLGKRHYFEDHGNHAPPLDERHVAGFPVGMMSKKGKAAAAAAQLYGAAQPLALKVVPRCQVEGCHVALLNAKEYHRRHKVCAMHSKASRVTVLGQDQRFCQQCSRFHVVSEFDESKRSCRRRLAGHNERRRKSSNDPLARSSSQDKKLMTGRFQYLSSMTGRALSLLSSKTTLDSWVSTSDLSSRSSTALRELIAENRAANLARQLMSSDRNWDSSSHNNNATEDLFCDHGQSWSNSLEPHQHQMFPENQHGWDRFHESSGAHLTLDLRRPPSQAYGFMSERAKTKAEEDQECDLWNSFQGTSVV; encoded by the exons ATGGAAATAGGTGGGAACATGGACATGTTAAGCCATGATGTTAACAACTTTAGCAGTAGAGGGCAAAATGGTAGTAATAACTCACAACTTCCTAATAGTTGGGGTATATGGGATACTACAACTACTAGTCATACTACTGCTGCTCCCACTAACAACAACAACCACGTATTGTACTCCACGGCGGCTACAGCCGTCACTGTTGCCGCCATCGGGGAGGAGGCTTCTAGCTCTTCTACCACTGGTGGTCACGCTCTCTTCACGGGTCATCCCTTGCATCATCAGTTCTCTAATATGTACAGTTGTTGGGCAGATCATGGAGGCGGGCCCCACTTCCACCAGGATCCACACCTGATGTGCTTGAAGCTGGGGAAGAGGCACTACTTTGAGGATCATGGAAATCATGCTCCGCCTCTGGATGAGCGGCACGTAGCGGGATTCCCAGTGGGAATGATGAGCAAGAAAGGCAAAGCAGCGGCAGCAGCAGCGCAGTTGTATGGTGCTGCGCAGCCGTTGGCGTTGAAGGTGGTGCCACGGTGTCAGGTGGAGGGGTGCCACGTGGCGCTGTTGAACGCGAAGGAGTACCACCGGAGGCACAAAGTGTGTGCGATGCACTCCAAGGCTTCCAGGGTCACCGTCTTGGGACAAGACCAGCGTTTCTGTCAGCAGTGCAGCAG GTTCCATGTAGTGTCAGAGTTTGACGAGTCGAAAAGGAGTTGCAGGAGGAGGTTAGCAGGGCACAATGAGCGAAGAAGAAAGAGCTCTAATGATCCTCTTGCCAGAAGCTCTTCTCAAG ACAAGAAGTTGATGACTGGGAGGTTTCAATACCTATCTTCTATGACAGGAcgtgctctctctcttctgtcATCCAAGACTACGCTTGACTCTTGGGTATCTACATCTGATCTCTCCTCAAGGTCCAGCACTGCACTTCGTGAGCTCATTGCAGAAAACCGCGCCGCCAACTTGGCTCGCCAGCTCATGTCGTCGGACAGAAACTGGGACTCATCATCCCATAACAACAATGCAACAGAAGACTTGTTTTGTGATCATGGACAATCATGGTCTAACTCACTTGAGCCCCACCAGCACCAGATGTTTCCTGAAAATCAACATGGTTGGGACAGGTTCCATGAAAGTAGTGGGGCGCATTTAACGCTCGATCTCAGGCGGCCTCCGAGTCAAGCATACGGATTTATGTCTGAAAGGGCCAAAACAAAGGCTGAAGAAGATCAAGAGTGTGACTTGTGGAACTCCTTTCAGGGAACTAGTGTGgtctaa